One segment of Phragmites australis chromosome 13, lpPhrAust1.1, whole genome shotgun sequence DNA contains the following:
- the LOC133888103 gene encoding probable phytol kinase, chloroplastic, producing MAAAAWPGTACASSPNSLLLSGSPPHAAFALAPSPGSSMRRRLLLGFGTPAVAVVAAVAPPAVLQDGVATLLITAGAYSLVRTFDVLTERRLIEQSLSRKIVHVLSGVLFMSSWPLFSNSTEARYFAAVVPFLNSIRLLTYGLRLYTDEALVKSVTREGKPEELLKGPLYYVLVLLFSVLVFWRESPIGIVSLSMMSGGDGFADIVGRRYGSLKLPFNEKKSWIGSISMFFSGFLLSALMLFYFSSLGYIHVSWEEIFGKLVLVALAATIVECIPVTDVVDDNISVPLATMLVAFLLFGSNAQ from the exons atggcagcggcggcgtggCCTGGCACCGCCTGCGCCTCCTCCCCGAACTCTCTTCTGCTCTCGGGCTCCCCTCCCCACGCAGCCTTCGCGCTCGCGCCTTCCCCGGGGAGCTCCATGCGGCGGCGACTTCTCCTCGGCTTCGGCACCCCGGCCGTGGCGGTGGTGGCTGCCGTGGCTCCCCCCGCGGTGCTGCAGGATGGGGTGGCCACGCTGCTCATCACCGCTGGCGCCTACTCCCTTGTGCGCACCTTCGATGTGCTCACCGAGCGGCGGCTCATCGAACAG AGTTTGAGCAGAAAGATTGTGCATGTGCTGTCCGGCGTTCTGTTCATGTCTTCCTGGCCACTGTTCAG TAATTCGACAGAAGCACGGTACTTCGCTGCAGTTGTTCCATTCTTGAACTCCATAAGGCTTCTGACATACGGACTCCGTCTTTACACCGATGAAGCTTTAGTAAAATCGGTGACCCGTGAAGGAAAACCAGA GGAATTGCTGAAAGGTCCTCTCTATTATGTCCTGGTGCTGCTGTTCAGTGTTTTAGTCTTCTGGCGTGAGTCCCCCATTGGGATTGtttccttgtcgatgatgaGTGGCGGCGATG GCTTCGCTGACATTGTCGGGAGAAGGTATGGCTCACTGAAGCTGCCATTTAATGAGAAGAAGAGCTGGATCGGTAGCATCTCGATGTTCTTTTCCGGCTTCCTGCTATCCGCTCT AATGCTGTTCTACTTCTCAAGCCTTGGTTACATTCATGTTAGCTGGGAGGAGATATTTGGTAAGCTGGTTCTTGTTGCATTGGCAGCCACAATAGTGGAGTGTATTCCTGTCACTGATGTTGTAGATGACAATATCTCTGTTCCTTTGGCCACCATGTTGGTAGCTTTTCTGTTATTTGGCTCCAATGCACAATGA
- the LOC133888104 gene encoding probable arabinosyltransferase ARAD1 has translation MKQLAVPILLLLLSLSFILLLLRPTSPPLVPWQAPNPDRRLRVYVAALPRALNYGLLDRYWSLPAADSRIPASSDPDHPAPHNHPPYPDNPLIKQYSAEYWLLASLQSASAGAAVRKVADWREADVVFVPFFATLSAEMELGWGAKGAFRKKDGNDDYRRQREVVDRVTAHPAWRRSGGRDHIFVLTDPVAMWHVQAEIAPAILLVVDFGGWYKLDSKSASRNSSHMIQHTEVSLLKDVIVPYTHLLPTLRLSENKDRPTLLYFKGARHRHRGGLVREKLWDLLGSEPDVVMEEGFPNATGREQSIKGMRTSEFCLHPAGDTPTSCRLFDAIASICIPVIVSDEVELPFEGMIDYTEFSIFVSVSNALRSEWLTNYLRNISKQRKDEFRRNLAHVQPIFEYDTSYSSSTGTAPPDGAVNYIWKKIHQKLPKIQEAVIREKRKPDGASIPLRCHCT, from the exons ATGAAGCAGCTCGCCGTCCccatcctccttctcctcctctccctctccttcatCCTCCTACTCCTCAGACCCACCTCCCCGCCTCTCGTCCCCTGGCAAGCCCCCAACCCCGACCGCCGCCTCAGGGTCTACGTCGCCGCCCTACCCCGCGCGCTCAACTACGGTCTCCTCGACCGCTACTGGTCGCTCCCCGCCGCCGACTCCCGCATCCCGGCCTCCTCCGACCCTGACCACCCGGCCCCGCACAACCACCCGCCCTACCCTGACAACCCCCTCATCAAGCAGTACAGCGCCGAGTACTGGCTCCTCGCCTCCCTCCAGTCAGCCTCGGCCGGGGCCGCCGTGAGGAAGGTCGCAGACTGGAGGGAGGCCGATGTCGTGTTCGTTCCCTTCTTCGCGACGCTGTCCGCGGAGATGGAGCTCGGGTGGGGCGCCAAGGGCGCTTTCCGCAAGAAGGACGGGAACGATGACTACCGGCGGCAGCGGGAGGTCGTCGACCGCGTCACCGCGCACCCCGCGTGGCGGCGGTCCGGCGGCCGCGACCACATCTTCGTCCTGACAG ACCCTGTGGCTATGTGGCACGTCCAGGCTGAGATAGCTCCTGCAATTCTTTTGGTGGTTGATTTTGGCGGATGGTACAAACTTGATTCCAAGTCTGCAAGCAGAAACTCTTCTCATATGATACAGCATACTGAAGTGTCCTTACTTAAGGATGTCATTGTGCCTTACACACATTTGCTCCCGACACTGCGCTTATCAGAGAATAAAGATCGGCCCACCCTTCTGTACTTCAAAGGAGCAAGGCATAGGCATCGG gGTGGTTTGGTGCGAGAGAAGCTATGGGATTTGCTAGGTAGCGAGCCTGATGTTGTCATGGAAGAAGGCTTTCCTAATGCCACTGGACGTGAACAATCAATAAAAGGTATGCGGACATCAGAGTTTTGCTTGCATCCAGCTGGTGACACCCCAACGTCATGTCGCCTCTTTGATGCTATTGCCAGTATTTGCATACCAGTCATTGTTAGCGATGAGGTTGAGCTTCCTTTTGAAGGGATGATAGACTACACAGAATTCTCCATTTTTGTGTCAGTTAGTAACGCTTTGAGATCTGAATGGTTAACAAACTACTTAAGAAATATTTCCAAGCAGCGGAAGGATGAGTTCCGAAGAAACCTGGCTCATGTCCAACCTATCTTTGAGTATGACACTAGTTACTCTAGCAGCACAGGCACTGCTCCCCCAGATGGTGCTGTGAACTACATATGGAAGAAGATTCATCAGAAATTGCCGAAAATTCAGGAAGCAGTCATCCGGGAGAAGCGGAAGCCTGATGGCGCATCAATCCCTCTCCGTTGTCATTGTACATGA
- the LOC133888673 gene encoding plant UBX domain-containing protein 7-like, with product MAGDPPTASEKENLVSSFLEIAAGQTPETATQFLQMTSWHLEEALQLFYIDGESALAAHPAPLPAAAEVAAAAAAGVEEALRFAPPPAAALGDGVLQGLGDEEDVRAPLPVKRETLYGDGPVAILRPNSTVAFRNFEDESRQSAVWESDQNATSSSRDNLASLYRPPFTLMFNGPFDKAKLEASVLDKWLLINLQSTEEFSSHMLNRDTWGNEAVAQLIRSNFIFWQVYHDTSEGRKVCTYYNLVSIPAILLIDPITGQKIRGWNGMVHPDRLLEDLLPYLDKGLKEHHAAQPQKRPRKVDQETSMGKQGTTTVVDEDEELARAVAASLEESKGVVGGSDGTNDMAEPEEGNEPSLNFKLDYPPLPEEPTGSRDLLCRVAIKLPDGRRIQRNFLHTDPIKLLWSFCYTQVEDGEKRAFHFVQFIPGASKNLEFGSDLTFKEAGLANSMINLKWD from the exons ATGGCCGGCGATCCCCCGACGGCATCGGAGAAGGAGAACCTCGTCTCCTCCTTCCTAGAGATCGCCGCCGGCCAGACCCCCGAGACTGCCACCCAGTTCCTCCAG ATGACGAGCTGGCATCTGGAGGAGGCGCTGCAGCTGTTCTACATCGACGGCGAGTCCGCCCTCGCGGCGCATCCGGCGCCCCTACCGGCTGCTGCggaagtggcggcggcggcagcggccgggGTGGAGGAGGCGTTGAG GTTCGCTCCGCCTCCAGCTGCTGCACTGGGCGATGGAGTGTTGCAGGGACTTGGGGACGAGGAAGACGTCCGTGCGCCGCTGCCTGTGAAGCGGGAAACTCTCTACGGCGATGGCCCCGTTGCCAT CCTTCGGCCTAATTCAACGGTCGCATTTCGTAACTTTGAAGATGAGTCAAGGCAATCTGCTGTTTGGGAGTCTGATCAGAATGCTACATCTAGTTCTCGTGATAACCTTGCTTCATTATACCGTCCACCGTTTACTTTGATGTTCAATGGACCCTTTGACAAG GCAAAGTTAGAGGCTTCTGTTCTGGACAAATGGCTGTTAATCAATTTGCAATCGACAGAGGAATTCAGCTCTCACATG CTCAATCGAGACACTTGGGGAAATGAAGCAGTGGCCCAGTTAATTCGGTCAAACTTTATTTTCTGGCAG GTTTATCATGACACCAGTGAGGGGAGGAAGGTATGCACCTACTACAATTTGGTGTCAATTCCTGCTATTCTCCTAATTGACCCCATCACTGGACAAAAAATACGTGGTTGGAATGGGATGGTTCACCCAGACCGTTTGCTCGag GATTTGCTGCCTTACCTGGATAAAGGTCTGAAGGAGCACCATGCTGCTCAACCTCAAAAGCGCCCTAGGAAAGTTGATCAGGAAACTTCTATGGGAAAACAAG gcACAACAACTGTAgtggatgaagatgaagaactaGCACGGGCAGTAGCAGCTTCCCTGGAGGAGAGTAAAGGAGTTGTTGGAGGATCAGATGGTACCAATGACATGGCTGAACCTGAGGAAGGAAATGAGCCTAGCTTAAATTTTAAGCTGGATTATCCTCCTCTCCCTGAAGAACCTACAGGAAGTAGGGATCTTCTCTGCAGGGTTGCAATTAAGCTACCTGATGGTCGGAGGATCCAGAGAAATTTTCTGCACACAGATCCTATTAAG CTCCTGTGGTCATTCTGCTATACTCAGGTCGAGGACGGGGAGAAGAGGGCTTTCCACTTTGTGCAGTTCATTCCTGGAGCATCCAAGAATCTGGAGTTTGGAAGTGATCTAACTTTCAAAGAAGCCGGGTTGGCGAACTCAATGATCAACCTTAAGTGGGACTAA
- the LOC133888953 gene encoding trihelix transcription factor ASR3-like — protein MSANTVAKPAPMSASSDPSPSSSAAASPLALLRPHPHLTLPSPASAPAPPPPSPASAPRDYRKGNWTLHETLILITAKRLDDDRRAGGGGGVAAAGSPTTPRSAEQRWKWVENYCWNHGCLRSQNQCNDKWDNLLRDYKKVRDYETRVTATATATAGGGGAGALPSYWTMERHERKDRNLPTNLAPEVFDALTDVLSRRAARRGGAAIVATPPPPPPPSPPKSLLAHPRPQPPPSLPLPPAVAPPATSVSAEELSGSSESGEEGSDGEPEPKRRRLNRLGSSVVRSATVLARTLVACEEKRERRHRELLDLEERRLRLEEERTDVRRQGFAGLISAVNSLSSAIHALVSDHQSGESSR, from the exons ATGTCGGCCAACACCGTAGCCAAGCCAGCCCCCATGTCCGCCTCCTCTGacccctcgccctcctcctccgccgccgcctccccgctcgCGCTCCTCCGCCCGCACCCGCACCTCACGCTGCCCTCGCCGGcctccgcgcccgcgccgccgccgccgtccccggcGTCGGCTCCGAGGGACTACCGCAAGGGCAATTGGACCCTTCACGAGACGCTCATCCTCATTACCGCCAAGAGGTTGGATGACGATCGCCGGGCTGGCGGGGGAGGCGGAGTGGCCGCGGCCGGGTCACCGACGACGCCGCGGTCGGCGGAGCAGCGGTGGAAGTGGGTGGAGAACTACTGCTGGAACCACGGGTGCCTCCGCAGCCAGAACCAGTGCAACGATAAGTGGGACAACCTCCTCCGCGACTACAAGAAGGTCCGAGACTACGAGACCCGggtcaccgccaccgccaccgccaccgccggcggtggcggtgctGGGGCGCTCCCGTCCTACTGGACCATGGAGCGGCACGAACGGAAAGACCGCAATCTCCCCACCAACCTCGCGCCCGAGGTGTTCGACGCGCTCACGGACGTGCTCTCCCGCAGGGCCGCGCGACGCGGGGGCGCAGCGATCGTGGCCACcccgcctcctccaccacctccttccCCTCCGAAGTCTCTCCTCGCGCATCCTCGCCCTCAGCCTCCGCCGTCGCTGCCACTTccgccggcggtggcgccgccggcgacgtcggTTTCCG CTGAGGAGCTGTCTGGCTCGTCGGAGTCCGGGGAGGAGGGTTCGGACGGCGAGCCGGAGCCGAAGCGCCGCCGGCTCAACCGGCTAGGGTCCAGCGTGGTGCGTAGCGCCACTGTGCTGGCGCGCACCCTGGTGGCGTGCGAGGAGAAGCGGGAGCGGCGGCACCGGGAACTCCTGGACCTGGAGGAACGGCGGCTGCGGCTCGAGGAGGAGCGCACCGATGTGCGGCGCCAGGGCTTCGCGGGGCTCATCTCGGCCGTGAACAGCCTGTCCAGCGCAATCCACGCGCTCGTCTCCGATCACCAGAGCGGCGAGTCCTCCCGGTGA